A section of the Thunnus albacares chromosome 6, fThuAlb1.1, whole genome shotgun sequence genome encodes:
- the gpr184 gene encoding G protein-coupled receptor 184, whose protein sequence is MNASSTATTQNSTECVDIGASFISDLLMTVYILAFIFGLIFNVLTLGPIYQQVRRQNVLGIFLLNLSLSDMLFLFTIPLWIYYYQKDHHWKLGVLSCSVAGFFYYSNMYISIYLLCCISVDRCLVVTYPLRSKTHRTSRYAWVQCAFVYVVVVVLHIMVLYYDNLTYAFDEANDNDRCYETYPMQRPVALFNLLRVGIGFLLPLLVLAVSYWRVLATVGQSPGLSAQAKRKVRMLSFGVIGIFSICYAPYHILLLARSLVFYQSDNTKPDGSYCQFEQKMHFYFSCTLALSSLNCVVDPVLYALVSNGVQEEVKLCFKRYKRTQTEDFVLTASSRGKPNSNLI, encoded by the coding sequence ATGAATGCCTCATCAACAGCAACAACCCAAAACTCAACTGAGTGTGTTGATATTGGTGCGAGCTTCATTAGTGACCTCCTGATGACTGTTTACATCCTGGCTTTTATCTTTGGTTTGATCTTCAATGTGCTGACGCTGGGTCCCATTTATCAACAAGTGCGGAGGCAAAATGTTTTGGGTATCTTCCTGCTGAACCTGTCCCTCTCAGACATGCTTTTCCTCTTCACCATACCCCTTTGGATATATTATTACCAAAAGGACCATCACTGGAAGCTAGGTGTTCTGAGCTGCAGTGTAGCCGGCTTCTTCTACTACTCAAACATGTACATCAGTATCTACCTACTCTGCTGTATCTCTGTGGACCGCTGCCTGGTGGTCACGTACCCGCTCCGCTCCAAAACCCACCGCACATCACGCTACGCCTGGGTACAGTGCGCCTTTGTTTATGTTGTAGTGGTGGTGCTGCACATCATGGTGCTGTACTATGACAATCTCACATATGCCTTTGATGAAGCAAACGACAATGACCGTTGTTATGAGACCTACCCGATGCAGAGGCCTGTTGCCTTGTTCAACCTGCTCCGAGTGGGCATTGGCTTCCTGCTCCCCCTGCTGGTGTTGGCTGTCAGCTACTGGAGGGTGCTAGCCACTGTAGGCCAAAGTCCCGGCCTGAGTGCCCAGGCTAAGAGGAAGGTCCGAATGCTGTCTTTTGGGGTAATCGGCATCTTCTCAATTTGCTACGCTCCATACCACATTCTCCTGCTCGCACGCTCACTAGTCTTCTACCAGAGTGACAACACCAAACCTGATGGAAGTTACTGCCAGTTTGAACAGAAAATGCATTTCTACTTCTCATGCACACTGGCACTGTCCAGTCTGAACTGTGTGGTGGACCCTGTGTTGTATGCATTGGTCAGTAACGGAGTCCAAGAGGAGGTGAAACTCTGCTTTAAGAGGTATAAAAGGACACAGACAGAGGACTTTGTTCTTACTGCATCTAGCAGAGGAAAGCCTAATAGCAATTTGATATGA
- the si:dkey-202l22.3 gene encoding 7 transmembrane receptor domain-containing protein — protein MDIFMVEDFTVTGNTSHEVGRERLEGSKSQGLNHSDPLDMFIGMELLLRFKPLFLPLYFIVVVVAGVGNSFLLACILADKKLHNATNFFIGNLAAGDLLMCLSCVPLTVSYAFDSHGWTFGRPLCHLVPLLQCATVFASVLSLTAIAVDRYIVVAHPVRRRISVWGCGAVTLGVWLLSLALAAPPSLYTRYLDLRPSGIDLVVCEEFWPNSGNLRLLYSCFILIASYMIPLLSVSISYCAITISLKRYSVPGEPSNSQQCWSQRRKKTFSLLVASVLAFALCWLPLQVLNLLLDLDPDFHIIGKRYINVLQVCCHLVAMSSACYNPFIYASLHSKVRMHLKGYLCPCRQRGMVERSMSRS, from the exons ATGGATATCTTTATGGTTGAGGACTTCACTGTGACCGGTAACACCAGCCATGAAGTAGGACGGGAAAGACTCGAAGGCAGCAAAAGTCAAGGACTCAACCACAGTGACCCTTTAGACATGTTTATAGGTATGGAACTTCTTCTACGTTTCAAGCCTCTCTTCCTGCCCCTCTACTTCATCGTAGTGGTCGTGGCTGGTGTTGGAAACTCCTTCCTGTTGGCTTGCATCTTGGCCGACAAGAAACTCCACAATGCTACCAACTTTTTCATCGGGAACTTAGCGGCTGGAGACCTGCTGATGTGTCTGAGCTGTGTTCCTCTGACCGTGTCTTACGCCTTTGACAGCCATGGCTGGACTTTTGGGAGACCCCTCTGCCACCTGGTCCCTTTGCTGCAATGTGCCACAGTGTTTGCATCAGTGCTTTCTCTCACTGCTATCGCTGTGGACCGCTATATTGTTGTAG CTCACCCAGTGCGGAGGAGGATCTCTGTGTGGGGTTGTGGTGCAGTGACTCTGGGTGTCTGGCTTTTATCTCTGGCCCTGGCTGCTCCTCCATCGCTCTACACACGCTACCTGGACCTGCGACCCAGTGGCATTGACCTGGTAGTGTGTGAGGAATTCTGGCCAAATAGTGGCAATCTGCGGCTGCTTTACTCCTGCTTCATTCTCATTGCCTCCTACATGATACcgctgctgtctgtcagcatATCCTACTGTGCCATTACCATCAGCCTGAAACGGTATTCAGTCCCCGGTGAGCCATCCAACAGTCAGCAGTGCTGGAGCCAAAGGAGGAAGAAGACTTTCTCACTGCTAGTGGCCTCAGTGCTCGCCTTTGCCCTGTGCTGGCTGCCCCTGCAG gtGCTGAACCTGTTGCTGGACCTTGACCCAGACTTCCACATCATAGGAAAGCGCTACATAAACGTTTTACAAGTCTGCTGTCATTTAGTGGCCATGAGCTCTGCTTGTTACAACCCCTTCATATATGCCTCACTGCACAGCAAGGTACGCATGCACCTGAAAGGCTACCTCTGTCCTTGTCGACAGAGGGGGATGGTGGAGAGATCAATGTCCAGGAGCTGA